In the genome of Hyphobacterium sp. CCMP332, one region contains:
- a CDS encoding pyruvate dehydrogenase complex E1 component subunit beta, producing the protein MREIQFREALREAMTEEMRRDENVFLMGEEVAEYNGAYKVSQGMLDEFGPERVIDTPIAELGFAGIGVGAAMNGLRPIIEFMTFNFSLVAIDQVINSAAKMMSMSAGQYGAPMVFRGPTGNAGQLGAQHSQNFENWYANTPGLKVVVPANPKDAKGLLKSSIRDDNPIIFMESELMYGDKGEVPEEEYLIPLGEAEVKKEGTDVTVVTYGKILKVVLEAAEKLAKDDINIEIIDLRTVRPIDYQTVVESVKKTNRLVMVEETWPLASISSEIAYHMQRYAFDYLDAPIERVTNRDIPLHYAPTLIDETLPNVERTVKACRRVLYLD; encoded by the coding sequence ATGAGAGAAATCCAGTTCAGGGAAGCACTAAGAGAAGCAATGACAGAGGAAATGCGCAGAGATGAAAATGTATTTCTAATGGGAGAAGAAGTAGCCGAATACAATGGAGCCTATAAGGTATCGCAGGGTATGCTGGATGAATTTGGTCCTGAAAGGGTGATCGATACGCCAATTGCCGAGCTGGGCTTCGCCGGAATCGGCGTCGGCGCTGCCATGAATGGCTTAAGACCGATCATCGAATTCATGACCTTCAATTTTTCCCTTGTCGCAATCGACCAGGTTATTAACAGCGCCGCCAAGATGATGTCCATGTCTGCAGGGCAATACGGTGCGCCAATGGTATTTCGCGGTCCCACGGGTAATGCGGGTCAGCTTGGAGCCCAGCACTCGCAGAATTTTGAAAACTGGTACGCCAATACGCCCGGATTAAAAGTAGTAGTTCCTGCCAATCCAAAAGACGCCAAGGGCTTACTCAAATCATCAATTCGCGATGACAATCCGATCATATTTATGGAATCCGAACTCATGTACGGAGATAAAGGTGAAGTACCTGAAGAGGAATACCTGATTCCACTCGGTGAGGCTGAAGTGAAAAAAGAAGGCACAGATGTAACCGTGGTTACGTATGGAAAAATTTTAAAAGTTGTTCTGGAAGCGGCGGAAAAACTTGCCAAAGACGATATAAATATTGAAATCATTGATCTTCGCACCGTCAGGCCGATTGACTACCAAACGGTGGTTGAATCGGTAAAAAAGACCAACCGGCTGGTAATGGTTGAAGAAACATGGCCTTTAGCTTCCATCTCAAGTGAAATTGCATATCACATGCAGAGATATGCATTCGATTATCTGGATGCACCAATTGAACGCGTCACCAACAGAGACATTCCATTGCACTATGCGCCTACGCTGATCGATGAAACACTACCCAATGTTGAAAGAACAGTAAAAGCTTGCAGAAGGGTGCTTTATTTGGACTAA
- the hutH gene encoding histidine ammonia-lyase yields the protein MSDHFIIKPVKDKSLRDLEKIVDSAQNLILSDESKRKILNCRTFLEEEILSSKKTVYGINTGFGSLCNKVISEEHLEELQVNLVRSHACGTGDIISPEISKRMLLHKIISLSYGNSGTTLDLVEFLVAMYNRDVIPVVYEMGSLGASGDLAPLAHLALAVIGEGEVHYEGKIQKTEVVYKKLGWEAHALVAKEGLAILNGTQFMSSFGALVTNKAFELFKWANLIGAISLEAFDGKLEPMHPLVHKLRNQNGQIIAAEQIRSILSGSDNESRAKIYTQDPYSFRCMPQVHGASYDAFKYSEDIFSRELNGVNDNPNFCPEDNIILSGGNFHGQPLALALDFIAIAIAELGSISERRTFQLLSGQRELPDFLIDEPGLHSGLMIPQYVAAGIVSQNKQLCTPASVDSISSSNGQEDHVSMGANAASKALRVLENSQRVLAIELINASQAFYFRTDYKSSALVQKVLSDFRAEIPILKEDRYLHKDIKKAIEFLKSYPIDEIV from the coding sequence ATGAGCGATCATTTTATAATAAAACCTGTTAAAGACAAATCACTCAGGGATCTTGAAAAGATTGTTGACAGCGCACAGAATTTAATACTCTCTGATGAATCCAAAAGGAAAATTCTCAATTGCAGGACTTTTCTCGAGGAAGAAATACTCTCTTCTAAAAAAACAGTTTACGGGATTAACACCGGATTTGGGTCGCTCTGTAATAAAGTAATCAGTGAGGAGCATCTGGAGGAATTGCAAGTTAATTTGGTGCGTTCGCATGCATGCGGCACCGGCGACATTATTTCTCCTGAAATTTCAAAGCGAATGCTTTTGCATAAAATCATCTCGCTCTCCTATGGCAATTCAGGTACCACGCTGGATCTTGTGGAGTTTTTGGTTGCCATGTACAACCGCGATGTTATACCTGTGGTTTACGAAATGGGTTCATTGGGAGCTTCAGGAGATTTAGCACCCTTGGCTCACCTGGCATTGGCGGTAATTGGCGAAGGAGAAGTTCATTATGAAGGAAAAATTCAAAAAACAGAAGTCGTTTATAAAAAACTAGGCTGGGAAGCCCATGCCCTTGTGGCCAAAGAAGGCCTTGCCATATTAAACGGAACACAATTTATGAGTTCTTTCGGTGCTTTAGTGACAAATAAGGCATTTGAACTTTTTAAATGGGCGAATCTTATTGGCGCCATTTCCCTGGAAGCATTTGACGGCAAACTTGAACCAATGCATCCACTGGTGCATAAATTGAGAAACCAGAATGGGCAAATTATCGCTGCAGAACAAATTCGATCTATTCTTTCGGGAAGCGATAATGAAAGCAGAGCTAAAATATATACACAAGACCCCTATTCATTTCGGTGCATGCCTCAGGTTCACGGTGCAAGTTATGATGCATTTAAATATTCAGAGGATATATTTAGCCGCGAGCTAAATGGTGTAAACGATAATCCAAATTTTTGTCCCGAGGATAATATTATTCTTTCAGGAGGAAATTTTCACGGGCAACCTTTGGCATTGGCATTGGATTTTATAGCGATAGCTATTGCGGAACTGGGAAGTATTTCTGAGAGAAGAACATTTCAATTATTGAGCGGTCAGAGAGAATTGCCCGATTTTTTGATTGATGAACCGGGCCTCCATTCAGGTTTAATGATACCACAATACGTGGCAGCAGGAATTGTGAGTCAAAACAAACAACTCTGTACTCCGGCATCAGTTGATTCCATTTCATCTTCTAACGGGCAGGAGGATCACGTGAGCATGGGAGCCAATGCGGCCTCCAAGGCATTGAGGGTTTTAGAAAACAGTCAAAGGGTCTTGGCCATAGAACTCATCAATGCTTCACAGGCATTTTATTTTAGAACGGATTATAAAAGCTCAGCTTTGGTTCAAAAGGTTTTAAGTGACTTCAGAGCAGAAATACCAATTCTCAAAGAGGATCGTTATTTGCATAAGGACATAAAAAAAGCCATAGAATTCCTTAAGTCATATCCAATTGATGAAATCGTTTAA
- a CDS encoding tetratricopeptide repeat protein: MNFSVQSQSEEDISGLSLNDTIQLEETLKNLSAQVELDPVSSIPLLQLLYKKISKYPFSPFKELKWKYAINRSLMTAFEKIDQLDEAILYGDRAIKNAEKLRLYSQAQGLRVKTGDMYYRLGERLKSLNRYYQALNNWDGELPMAYEPMAYFGIARVHFEQKNYQDAEKSLNEALKRSPDVALKADILNYLGAAKYESGDFLHALEYFSKSLSLNEKLGNQDKLGQNYQSIGKVFYSLGNSEKAENFFLLSLKEDSKVENHEEMAATYAVLMDLKLKQNQRDKALEYGNLALQYGGKSKNLDLKENIFLGLSEIYQEKGETEKSLSFYKKYSEVLNQKIDKRHSEEINEFRVKYEMEKKERELEELNNQKRLSELAFQQKIADDRKEKNMLFAFGTLMFVIILMGAVLLFNYQRQIEANKTINLKTEEINRVKIKELEKSLRLESANAMLKGQEIERNRIAKDLHDSVGALLSSIKLHFETIKGHISNTKGNQVYEKTNQLIDEACFEVRNISHDMMPGSLIRFGLIPALQDYTSKLKSDKKLAVDIINYGIPEKLDDSVSLNAYRIVQELLNNVIKHSGAREVLVQLTVKGDQLNIMVEDDGQGFDPELAKEKGMGLKNIISRVNYLNGQIHFDSEEGKGSNIMIDFPIAS, translated from the coding sequence TTGAATTTTTCAGTTCAATCACAAAGTGAGGAAGACATAAGCGGATTGTCGCTTAACGACACGATACAATTGGAGGAAACCTTAAAAAATCTTTCGGCGCAGGTGGAACTCGATCCGGTATCCAGTATTCCTCTATTGCAATTGCTTTATAAAAAAATATCTAAATACCCCTTTTCTCCATTTAAGGAATTGAAATGGAAATACGCTATCAACAGAAGCCTGATGACGGCATTTGAAAAGATAGATCAACTGGATGAAGCAATTTTGTATGGAGACCGTGCGATAAAAAATGCAGAAAAATTGCGTTTGTATTCTCAGGCCCAGGGTCTAAGGGTTAAAACCGGCGATATGTATTATCGTCTTGGCGAAAGGCTGAAATCACTAAATAGATATTACCAGGCGCTAAACAACTGGGATGGTGAATTGCCTATGGCCTATGAGCCTATGGCCTATTTTGGAATTGCCAGAGTGCATTTTGAACAAAAGAACTATCAGGACGCCGAAAAATCCTTGAACGAAGCTTTAAAACGAAGTCCGGATGTAGCATTGAAAGCCGATATTCTGAATTATCTGGGTGCTGCCAAATATGAAAGCGGCGATTTTCTTCATGCACTGGAATATTTTTCAAAATCGCTGAGTTTAAATGAAAAACTCGGAAATCAGGACAAGCTCGGTCAAAATTACCAAAGCATAGGAAAGGTATTTTATAGCCTGGGAAATTCCGAAAAGGCCGAAAATTTCTTTTTGCTGTCGCTAAAAGAGGATAGTAAAGTTGAAAACCATGAAGAAATGGCCGCGACCTATGCCGTTTTAATGGATCTCAAACTAAAACAAAACCAAAGGGATAAGGCACTGGAATACGGAAATCTGGCATTGCAATATGGCGGGAAAAGCAAAAATTTAGATTTAAAAGAAAATATATTCCTCGGCTTGAGTGAAATTTATCAGGAAAAGGGAGAGACTGAAAAATCATTGTCCTTTTATAAAAAATACAGTGAAGTCTTAAATCAAAAAATAGATAAACGACACAGCGAAGAAATCAATGAGTTTCGGGTGAAATACGAAATGGAGAAAAAAGAACGCGAACTCGAAGAATTAAACAACCAAAAAAGGCTTTCCGAGTTGGCTTTTCAACAGAAAATTGCTGATGATCGAAAAGAAAAGAATATGCTTTTTGCCTTTGGTACGCTCATGTTTGTCATTATTCTGATGGGTGCGGTTTTGCTGTTTAATTATCAAAGACAGATTGAAGCGAATAAAACCATCAATCTCAAAACAGAAGAAATAAACCGTGTTAAAATAAAAGAGCTGGAAAAATCCCTCAGACTGGAATCGGCAAATGCCATGCTAAAAGGACAGGAAATTGAAAGAAACCGTATTGCCAAAGACCTTCATGATAGCGTAGGAGCACTTCTGTCGAGTATAAAACTTCATTTCGAAACCATTAAAGGACACATCAGCAATACAAAAGGCAACCAGGTTTATGAAAAAACCAATCAACTGATTGACGAAGCCTGCTTTGAGGTAAGAAACATTTCGCATGATATGATGCCTGGCTCTCTGATCCGTTTTGGCCTTATTCCGGCATTGCAGGATTACACAAGCAAATTAAAATCCGATAAAAAATTGGCGGTGGATATTATCAATTATGGAATACCCGAAAAACTTGATGACAGTGTTTCACTCAATGCATACAGAATCGTTCAGGAACTTTTGAATAATGTTATTAAACATTCCGGAGCGAGGGAAGTTTTGGTTCAATTGACCGTCAAAGGCGACCAGCTTAATATTATGGTGGAAGACGATGGCCAGGGATTTGATCCTGAATTGGCCAAAGAAAAAGGCATGGG
- a CDS encoding glycosyltransferase family 2 protein yields the protein MTGSNVAVVILNWNGLHFLQKFIPGIVRNSAEAQIVLADNASTDDSIPWLEQNFPQVQIIRFKTNHGFCKGYNEAFKQIDSDFYVLLNSDVEVGKNWLLPLIETFNLDKSIAIVQPKIKWQKNKVIFEYAGAAGGFIDKYGYPFCRGRILNNLEKDKGQYDNSGDIFWASGACLMIRSEVYHKMGGLDENFFAHMEEIDLCWRVLNNNYKIKYVAESEVYHIGGGTLPKSNPRKTYLNHRNSLFLLYKNLPDSIRGKKILIRLLLDGLSAIIYLLQFRFGDVRALLRAHRDYYKMKSGLQRSEQKKNPNELKGFYDKSILFDYFLKGRRKFSDLDSF from the coding sequence ATGACAGGATCAAATGTTGCAGTGGTCATCCTGAATTGGAATGGCCTTCATTTTTTACAAAAATTTATTCCGGGAATTGTCAGAAACAGTGCCGAGGCACAAATAGTGCTTGCTGATAATGCGTCTACCGACGATTCAATCCCCTGGCTCGAACAAAATTTTCCGCAGGTACAAATCATCCGGTTCAAAACCAATCACGGTTTTTGCAAAGGATATAACGAGGCTTTTAAACAAATTGATAGCGATTTTTATGTTTTGCTCAATTCCGATGTCGAGGTTGGAAAAAACTGGCTTTTGCCACTAATTGAAACATTTAATTTGGATAAATCCATTGCTATTGTTCAACCAAAAATCAAATGGCAAAAAAACAAGGTGATATTTGAATATGCCGGTGCTGCCGGAGGATTTATTGATAAATACGGATATCCATTCTGCCGTGGCAGGATATTAAATAATCTTGAAAAAGACAAAGGGCAATACGATAACTCAGGTGATATTTTTTGGGCTTCAGGCGCATGTTTAATGATTCGATCCGAAGTTTATCACAAAATGGGCGGTTTGGATGAAAATTTCTTTGCTCATATGGAAGAAATTGATCTTTGCTGGCGGGTATTAAACAATAATTATAAAATTAAATACGTGGCCGAAAGCGAGGTGTACCATATTGGCGGTGGAACACTTCCAAAATCCAATCCCAGAAAAACCTATTTGAATCACAGAAATAGTCTTTTTCTCCTTTATAAAAATTTACCGGATTCCATTCGTGGGAAGAAAATACTGATTAGATTATTGCTTGATGGCCTTAGCGCAATTATTTATCTGTTGCAATTTCGTTTTGGCGACGTCCGCGCCTTGTTAAGAGCCCACCGCGATTACTATAAAATGAAATCGGGATTGCAAAGATCAGAGCAGAAAAAGAATCCAAATGAGTTGAAGGGTTTTTATGATAAATCCATCCTCTTTGATTACTTCTTAAAAGGGAGGAGAAAATTTTCGGATTTGGACTCCTTTTAG
- a CDS encoding gliding motility-associated C-terminal domain-containing protein, with product MKFFISVIFILFVFQAEAQNLCFTADVTRGCAPLDVSVINCSNGVPPESILYNFDYNLGDPISGNPDTFFTYTNPGFYTLIQIGNVNGVADTSLRINYIEVLPSPEPLYKASRCDSNRVVIEILNDQYEEYFIYWGDGNSDTISGLSSISYKYTSQGAKTISIKGNYVPGNCGDSISFMVNTLDIVPEPLLNNFEYSITGNSDSISFDFNTTESVDYILELSPDTLSTYNSINSFTSTGAPFIYMDSSENGYCYRLRTRDACFNEKMSETICSVKLDAEAFNNENIVSWNPYPLPVNIIRWELFKNQQSYSQYNPDFQQTIVTDTQIICNQEYCYQLEAELFGGVRSLSNEVCVRGLSLDTPSAPRLFNVSIENNATQMDWIADSLAELYLLRRGFTRTDIFDSTVQNSFSLEAPIQDQPRICYSMDFYDACRNLSENTGIHCPVEIVVENTENENRLVTWLAYQGWSFGVERYVLEKLNENNIVYFSEEFDNTAREYLDIGVDTTLQKLRYRIKAISEGPDSLISYSLIYEIEQTFKLFFPTAFSPNGDGLNDVFEPIGLFADEYELIIFNRWGELIFATKDYNEGWDGTINERDAPEGVYVYKVTAIDELGRSFSEKSTVTLTR from the coding sequence TTGAAGTTTTTTATTTCAGTAATTTTTATTCTTTTCGTTTTTCAGGCAGAAGCGCAAAACCTATGTTTTACAGCTGACGTCACCAGGGGTTGTGCACCTTTGGATGTCAGTGTTATCAATTGCTCAAATGGTGTTCCCCCGGAATCCATTTTGTATAATTTTGATTACAATTTAGGTGATCCCATAAGTGGAAACCCGGATACTTTTTTCACTTACACCAATCCCGGGTTCTATACCCTTATACAAATAGGAAATGTCAATGGCGTTGCAGACACTTCTCTAAGAATTAATTATATCGAAGTTCTCCCATCTCCGGAACCTCTTTACAAGGCCTCCAGATGTGATTCAAATCGTGTTGTGATAGAGATATTAAATGATCAATACGAGGAATATTTTATTTATTGGGGCGATGGAAATTCGGATACCATTTCAGGACTGAGTAGCATTTCCTATAAATACACATCTCAGGGAGCGAAAACAATAAGTATCAAAGGAAATTATGTGCCGGGCAATTGCGGAGACAGTATTTCATTTATGGTGAATACCCTGGATATTGTTCCCGAACCCTTGCTGAACAATTTTGAATACAGCATCACAGGCAATTCAGATAGTATAAGTTTTGATTTTAACACCACAGAAAGTGTTGACTACATCCTTGAACTGAGCCCTGATACATTAAGTACATACAATTCCATCAACAGTTTTACTTCAACAGGAGCACCATTCATTTATATGGATAGCAGTGAAAACGGTTATTGTTATAGATTGAGAACAAGGGACGCCTGCTTCAATGAAAAAATGTCAGAGACCATTTGCAGTGTAAAACTCGATGCTGAAGCCTTTAATAATGAGAATATTGTATCCTGGAACCCCTATCCTCTTCCTGTAAATATTATCCGATGGGAATTATTTAAGAATCAACAGAGCTATTCACAATACAATCCAGACTTTCAGCAAACCATTGTAACAGACACGCAAATAATTTGTAATCAGGAATACTGCTATCAATTGGAAGCGGAATTATTTGGTGGCGTTCGTTCCTTATCAAATGAGGTATGTGTCAGAGGATTATCGCTGGATACCCCTTCTGCCCCAAGATTATTTAATGTGAGTATAGAAAACAATGCAACGCAAATGGATTGGATAGCCGATTCCCTGGCAGAGCTCTATCTATTGCGCCGGGGTTTTACGAGAACCGATATTTTTGATTCCACCGTACAAAATTCATTTAGTCTTGAAGCTCCAATACAGGACCAACCAAGGATTTGCTATTCCATGGATTTTTATGATGCCTGCAGAAATTTATCAGAAAACACGGGCATTCACTGTCCTGTTGAAATAGTAGTAGAAAACACCGAAAACGAAAACAGGTTGGTTACATGGCTGGCCTATCAGGGTTGGTCATTTGGTGTCGAGCGTTATGTACTGGAAAAACTGAATGAAAATAACATTGTCTATTTCTCAGAAGAATTTGATAATACGGCAAGAGAGTATCTGGATATAGGGGTAGATACAACTTTACAAAAACTCAGATATAGAATAAAAGCAATCTCAGAGGGGCCGGATTCTTTAATAAGCTATTCTTTAATTTACGAAATTGAGCAAACCTTTAAGCTTTTTTTTCCAACCGCATTTTCACCAAATGGAGACGGTTTAAACGATGTTTTTGAACCCATTGGCCTCTTTGCCGACGAATATGAACTTATAATCTTCAACCGATGGGGTGAATTAATATTTGCGACAAAAGATTACAATGAGGGCTGGGATGGCACCATAAATGAACGAGATGCGCCTGAGGGTGTTTATGTATACAAGGTAACTGCAATAGATGAGCTCGGTAGAAGCTTTTCAGAAAAAAGTACCGTAACTTTGACCAGATAA
- a CDS encoding PspC domain-containing protein, with amino-acid sequence MKSIVSFFENRAFGVCASISEKLGMSSTSVRLFFIYASFLTFGSPVLIYLILAFLKDFKAYIRKSSSTIWDF; translated from the coding sequence ATGAAAAGTATTGTATCATTTTTCGAAAACAGAGCCTTTGGAGTGTGCGCAAGTATCTCCGAAAAGCTGGGTATGTCGAGTACTTCGGTAAGGCTTTTCTTTATTTATGCTTCATTTCTTACTTTCGGATCACCCGTTTTGATCTATTTGATCCTGGCTTTTCTAAAAGATTTTAAAGCTTACATAAGAAAAAGCAGCTCCACTATCTGGGATTTCTAA
- a CDS encoding YbaB/EbfC family nucleoid-associated protein: MDMSSIFGKVKELQENMKEAQDKIAELRAEGESGGGIVKATVNGKKQVLKIEIDPDIISKDDKEMIEDLSAAAVNKALENIDVKIQEEMKKVTGNLPNIPGFKFPGM, translated from the coding sequence ATGGATATGTCATCAATTTTTGGAAAAGTAAAAGAGCTTCAGGAAAATATGAAAGAAGCCCAGGACAAAATTGCTGAATTAAGAGCCGAAGGAGAATCAGGTGGAGGAATCGTAAAAGCAACTGTCAATGGTAAAAAACAAGTCCTGAAGATTGAAATTGATCCAGACATCATATCTAAGGATGACAAGGAGATGATCGAGGACCTCAGCGCTGCCGCGGTAAATAAGGCCCTTGAAAATATTGATGTCAAAATTCAGGAAGAAATGAAAAAAGTCACCGGTAACCTGCCTAATATTCCAGGATTTAAATTTCCCGGAATGTAA
- the ffh gene encoding signal recognition particle protein translates to MFENLSTRLEGAFKSLKGQGSISEINVAQTTKEIRRALVDADVNYKIAKEVTDRIKEKAIGEKVINAVSPGQMLVKITSDELAELMGGKASEVNVQGSPGIILMSGLQGSGKTTFSAKLANKYKKEGKQVLLAACDVYRPAAIEQLRVLGEQVGVDVYTEEDNKNPVEIAKNALSHAKSNGKNVLIVDTAGRLAVDEAMMTEISNIKNALNPSETLFVVDAMTGQDAVNTAQAFNKKIDFDGVVMTKLDGDTRGGAAISIRSVVDKPLKFIGTGEKMDGIDVFHPDRMAQRILGMGDVVSLVERAQDAFDQEQAEKLNRKIRKNQFDFNDFKSQIQQIKKMGNIKDLMGMIPGMGKMVKNLDVDDNSFTPIEAIINSMTTQEREQPDLIDGSRRKRIANGSGTSVQEVNNLLKQFGEMRKMMKKMNKMSGGKKMKGINPFAG, encoded by the coding sequence ATGTTCGAAAATCTTAGTACGCGTTTAGAAGGAGCATTTAAAAGCCTCAAAGGTCAGGGCTCAATATCCGAAATAAACGTTGCGCAGACTACAAAAGAAATAAGAAGAGCATTGGTTGATGCCGATGTGAATTACAAAATAGCCAAGGAAGTAACTGACAGAATTAAGGAGAAGGCCATTGGGGAAAAAGTGATCAACGCTGTTTCTCCTGGACAGATGTTGGTTAAAATTACCTCCGATGAGCTTGCAGAACTGATGGGAGGGAAGGCAAGTGAAGTTAATGTGCAGGGAAGTCCGGGGATTATTCTTATGTCCGGTTTGCAGGGTTCGGGTAAAACCACATTTTCAGCAAAGCTTGCAAATAAATACAAGAAAGAGGGAAAACAGGTATTGTTGGCGGCCTGTGATGTTTATCGCCCCGCCGCCATTGAGCAGCTGAGAGTACTTGGAGAGCAGGTCGGTGTGGATGTCTATACCGAAGAAGACAATAAAAATCCCGTTGAAATAGCAAAAAATGCACTCAGTCATGCCAAGAGCAATGGTAAGAATGTTCTGATTGTCGATACCGCCGGTCGTTTAGCCGTGGATGAAGCCATGATGACCGAAATATCTAATATTAAAAATGCCCTGAATCCTTCGGAGACACTTTTTGTGGTGGATGCCATGACCGGCCAGGATGCTGTAAATACGGCTCAGGCTTTCAATAAGAAAATTGATTTTGACGGCGTGGTCATGACCAAATTGGATGGCGATACCCGTGGTGGTGCCGCAATTTCGATCCGGTCGGTTGTTGATAAACCATTGAAGTTCATAGGAACCGGTGAAAAAATGGATGGTATAGATGTCTTTCACCCCGATAGGATGGCTCAGAGAATCCTTGGAATGGGTGATGTGGTATCGTTGGTTGAAAGAGCACAGGATGCCTTTGATCAGGAGCAGGCTGAAAAACTCAATCGCAAAATACGAAAGAACCAATTTGACTTTAATGATTTTAAATCGCAGATCCAGCAGATAAAGAAAATGGGGAATATCAAGGATCTCATGGGAATGATTCCCGGTATGGGCAAAATGGTTAAAAACCTCGATGTGGATGATAATTCATTTACACCCATTGAAGCCATTATTAATTCAATGACAACCCAGGAACGCGAGCAGCCCGATTTAATCGATGGCAGCCGAAGAAAGAGAATAGCCAATGGAAGTGGCACCAGCGTTCAGGAAGTCAATAATTTACTTAAGCAGTTTGGAGAGATGCGAAAAATGATGAAAAAGATGAACAAAATGAGTGGGGGTAAGAAAATGAAAGGGATCAATCCATTTGCCGGTTGA
- a CDS encoding response regulator transcription factor: MINVLLADDHKMFMEGMSSLLSDEENISIVGHALHGNEVLQIVDNHKVDLILLDVNMPDLDGIEISKQVKIKSPDTKILAVTMHNEESFLTNMIKNGASGYILKNTGKLELMEAISTVMQDKNYFSKEVTENLLHSMMPGEKKTASARAEEIKISRREKEVLKLICEEFTTPEIADKLCISLNTVESHRSNLLTKLNVRNLAGLVRVAINNRLID, from the coding sequence ATGATAAACGTTCTACTCGCGGACGATCATAAAATGTTCATGGAAGGCATGTCTTCCCTACTTTCCGATGAAGAAAATATCAGTATCGTCGGACATGCACTCCACGGCAATGAGGTGCTTCAAATAGTTGATAATCACAAAGTTGATCTCATTCTTTTGGATGTCAATATGCCTGACCTCGACGGTATAGAAATCAGCAAACAGGTCAAGATAAAAAGCCCTGATACCAAAATACTCGCCGTAACAATGCACAACGAAGAGAGCTTTCTGACCAATATGATAAAAAATGGTGCTTCGGGATATATCTTGAAAAATACCGGTAAGCTCGAATTAATGGAGGCCATTTCTACGGTAATGCAGGACAAAAATTACTTCAGTAAGGAAGTGACCGAAAATTTACTGCATAGCATGATGCCGGGAGAGAAAAAAACCGCTTCGGCAAGAGCAGAAGAAATAAAGATATCCAGACGTGAAAAAGAGGTATTAAAGCTTATTTGCGAAGAATTTACGACACCGGAAATTGCCGATAAACTCTGTATTAGTTTAAACACCGTGGAATCTCACCGATCCAATTTGCTGACAAAATTGAATGTAAGAAATCTTGCAGGATTGGTAAGAGTGGCCATTAATAACCGACTTATCGACTGA